The genome window ataattttatacccCATAAAAAAGTCAGAATTGACATCCAGGTCTTCAAGAATCGCCATCGTGAAGAAAATGATGAAAAGGTAATGGAAGCACTGATTATCAAAATGTTTAATGACATGAATTTACTAAGTTCAAGTGGTATATGGTATCCGTTGTTATAGTAGGCTTGAGAGGATAGGTGTTTTCAGATAATTAATGGTAGCATAAACTGTTCACAGAAAAAGTGTGATCTCATGAACACGAGTCATGCTCAATGACTCTAAACCCCAAGCACAGCCCCTACCCCCAAGATCATACAAACATATGGATGGAGCAAGTATGCTATATGAGTTCAACGCATAtgcataaaaacaaaaaacttgTAAGCATGAATTGACAAGCCAGCAAACTTTTGTCTATAGGCCCAAAACACCAAATCCTCCAGATGGCCCAAGACACTTGCACTTAGGCaacatttaattttcaaatcttaATAGCACACTGTTGCTTTATAAAAGCTAAAACTTATACATCCAATCAAAACACAAGAGTTACAGGAGCATATCCAAGTCTTTCCCAAGAAAAATCCAATTCATATAGACAAGGCAATAAATGCCAGCTAAAAACTGGTGCCTTCCAGATCTAGGTACAACCAAACACCCAATTAAGGTTAAAGTTCAATGTATTCACTATCGACTGAAAGTCTGCTGGATGTATTAAAACCAGCCATTAGAGTATCCACCTTCACTGTTATTGTGAGGCAATTTGGTCTCTTGTTAACACCAATAGCCACTTCTATGATTTTCAAATAATGCACTATATCCCTACCTGACAACCTATTTGCATTAATCATTTAACTTATGATGTACAGATGTAAATATTTAGTTATGGTAACAATATCTTATGTTAAAATGGAATCTAACCTAAATGAAAAAATGAAACTGAAGTTCAGTAAATACgagtattatattattttatgtaaagCCAAAGTTCTTATATGACAACCAAACATTTTCTAGTTTATAATTCCACAAAAACGCAGTTGGTACTCAGCACTGATTCTGCAGATTATAACTATGGTCTGTCATCAGCAGGTGAGAGATATTATCATGTTATCATAGGCctcttccaaaaattatttctatgCATCACACTTTGTTGAGTACCTTTACAAGTGGGTGTTGCGAGGTCTCATTAGTTATAGAATCAAGAAATGCATCGGTCGAGCGAAGTATGAGTCTCTGTATCTCAATATCCGGACACTGCCATTTCCGTTCTCTGTTATTGTAACTCCTGCCCCCGAACATGCCAAATGAAGAGGTAATATGCTTAGTAAGAATTTTAAGTACAGGTTCTCCACATACTAAGATGAATACAAACGGATCTAAAGGAGTACATGAAGTACCAAACAGGAAGCTCTAATGAATTCATGTAGAGAATGccactatatatatatcacgTCTGATTCAGATAGTACCAGAACACAAATATAAGTCAAACATCCTTATTCTTAAGATCAATATGTTGCATATAGGAGTAGTAATTAGTGAAACCACAAAAATTTCCTGGTGAGTTTCCTCCACTAATTTAATCTTTTAGTATATATATGTTCGAACATGTCCATCCCCCAAAGGTAAATTTGCTAGACACATCAGCTTAAGGATCAAATTTCAGGCCTACACACACTAATTACACACAAAGGACAAAcagaaatggatgatgatgatgataaaacCCTAACATATGATCTCTGTTACACCGTCCATATTAGATAATACATATGCTCATATTCAATCCGCAAGAGAAATTAACCGCGTTTCACATGAGATATATgagggggagagggagggagggagggggagagagaccTTGGAGCGAGATTAAGAGCATGGTAAAGGCGGTGATGAAGAGTGAGCATATGACCACTAATTTCTTTGTTATTCTCCGCTCTCTTCCGAGATTTCGTTACTCCAATTTTTGAATTCATCCTTTCTgagagagacggagagagtTTGTGTTCAGGATTCAGGCCTTGAGAACAAGGGTCGCTGTCCCTCCCAAGCCACTGCTTATATACTGTACCTCGCTGTTTTCTCAGACTTGATAAAGGGTAGCGGTTAAATAACACACAAATTTTTGGCCCgatgattatattaaaattttaacatgttaGGCGCTTTTTTAGCGCATGACGGAAATTTTCATGTGCAAAATTTTTTTAGCATTGGACATAAAGTCCACCGctaaacatattaaaattttaatatgatcctgACCGTTGAATATTATCCAACGGCCCAAAACTTGTAGGTTAACTAAACAGCCCCGGGCATATAACTGCCAGGGACCCGGACCTCTTGATAAATATATTGTTTGTATACGGTGTGACACTGAGCACAACCCGGATACTAAATTTCACACCCATTTTGAttggtttcttttttttttttttgaaaagacaaaaattaattcaattataaAAAGGCATAAGAACAATCGATtcgaacaaatataaaacagatCGTGCTGGTTGGAACTTCCGGTTATCTTGAGAGAGACTACTAATTAATCTAGTTTTTATGAAGACACAATCAAGcgatttgttaaaattgatatatacacatgtatCACCTTCATCAAAACCAGTTTGAACTATCCATCGTAATTGTAATCCCATATAAATCTTTATCGCTGAATCAAACCTCTGAAAATCCAGCAATCTAACGTCAATTTTGATGGCTTCTACTTGTTAATGACGTACCCATATGTTTAAAATaatcacaccaatcaaaatggaTCAAATATATAAAGCTTGGTGTTTAATATGTGCACGCACATTATGTAAACCCATAAATATATATCGGTCgtgattataataattttttatattttttttaacatattcgaTGTTTTTAATTGTTGGATAGTAACCCGTCCAATGATTGGTCACTTTTCATCTCCAGTAGTTAAAAAACGCTAAACATGTCAAgattgttataattataattcatagCTCATTCAACGACCAAAAATCACTAAAATAGATAACATGTCCCGACAAGAGACGGTCAGGAAGCGCTACACTAAAACTAAAGGgtgtttaatatttatgatttcatTTCTGgattttaataacaaaatttaacTGCACGCTCGTAAGTTAAATCCTTTCTAATAAAACAACGGGAAAAAGAGTTTTTaggtttcaaaaaagaaaaagaaacttaGAGTTTTTTTAtcgaataaatattttattctaattaaCAAAAGACTGACCAAGTCGTGGAAAATGCAACATTACTATTAAACAAGCACGACTTAAAGGTAAAAAATAAGACGCGATTAAAGGACGAGATAAAAGTTTGGTACAACAGAAGTAGTTCTGATTtcaaaaaacaatataatttcatattttattttcacttaaatataaattatgtttacttattgataaataatatttttcaacattttaaatatattaaaaataaaaatttataaaattattaaaaaaattcccttgcattgcacgggttatatgCCACTACATACGACAACAGCGTATACGGTGGTTTGTCCATTTTGTAAAACATGAaagttcacaatttttttagttttctcACCAAATTTTGacattaagcataaatattttctttgaaatagaaggtatattataaaattagttaatttttggtattttttttagaaatagtATTATTTTATGTCAAAGCAAttaaatatatgttcaataGAAAGTTACAACTTGGGTACTAGTAGCAGCTCTCACAGACCCGTAAAGTAGATAACCCTAATTTTTTCAATCGTGTTCTTCAGCAAATCCTCCAATCCATATTCAATTTAATAGGTAATTTCACCGATCTCTCTCTCAATAATAACTGTTAGATATCTGTCCTTGTGAATCGATTATTTGCAATTTCACTTGCTTTTAGTATTTGTTACTAATTCTCAAAAAATTCTTAACATTTTATTGTTACTAAATTAAGATCTTGAATTTGTAGTTCAAATCCTGATATATCACAAACAAGGAGCAATGGAGGACTGGGGTAATTATTTTGTCTCTACTGTTTTTAATCCTCCATGATGCTATGTATCGTGTATTCGTGTGTAATTATAGTCACGGTGATGCAAAATATTGTTGATTTGAATTAATTTACATCGATTTCTGTTGGATTGTTTTATTAGTAGTTATTGTAGTTTTTTGGGGAAATTGTAGGCTAGTTAGTTGTGCATAATTCGGTGTTCGTTTAGTCGATTTAGTTCTTTATGGGTGTAGTTTGGTAATCTGCGCCAAGCATGTATAAATTAATTAGGTTTCCCCGGTCAAATATAGTTACTGATCACCATCCCTTGTCCTTGGTCGTGAATAAAAATACTTACGAGGTTAATCCTTAGTCTGTTGTATGGTGAAGTTGTTGGTAGGGGTCTTTTAGTGGGTAGCTTGAATTTGTCCAGGTATGGAAATTATGGTATAAAATTTACATGATTATGTGGCTTACGTTCTGTTTTAATGCACTAGGGATAGCCTTTATGTATAGAATTGTATTTGTGAAGATAGATAGAAGAAGAGATCGAGAATGAGAGGTTTAAGAATAGAGATAGACCAGTGTTCAGAGATCACAAATAGTCAAATACATAGATTAGAAAGTAAAAGAGTAAGTGCCTACGACAAACTATGACCTGTATAATACTGAAATTGGTTGCTCAGTTAATGTTCCCCTCATGTATTGGCTGTTTCTTAATGCCCTTGTCTGCTAAAACTACAATTAATGACCGCCTTTTACAAGACCGAtacatatatagagagagatggTGGAATCACTTCCACTTTTATTTTTCACACCACAAGAAAAAATGACTTATATCTCTTGCTATTGAATCAAGTCAACTGATTTGAGTTAAGCTAGTATTCCTCCTCTACCATTACAATACAGTACCTGAAGTTCTTGTACTTTTCGTGCTTACAATTCTCACAATCATATAATGGTCTTGGGGACTTGGGGAATACTGTAACTGATTGTCGTTTTGAATGTATTTAATGCGCCAATGCTATTTTTAATGGTATTAAGTAGTGTATGGACATTACTGGTGAATAAGTGTGTTACTCCCAGTAAAACCACTTGCGCAATCTAAAAGAGCTAGCTCATAATAGAAGGCAGCTATATATTTCTCtggtttttaatttatgtttattattggatatatgTTCTTATTGATCAGTGGCCAATTACCCTGTTAACTGTTCCCATCCATTTAGTATAATTTAAGTCAGCAgagaatttatttttgtttcatCAGCTGTACATTTACCTTAGTTTCTAATTTTTGTGAAAATTATAATGTGAAAATTGTAAAATCAGTGTTAAATAAATGACCTGGTGTATCATTTTGGTTGAAAATGCTCTTACTGTATCTCACTAtacttatgttttttttttttttttaatgtattgcTTCCATTCTGAGCTTTCTTTTCAGATATATAGTTCCCTTGAAAGATTGATAGACTGTTAGTTATTAGCTCTCTTTTTTCAACTACTATGTTATCCTAAACAAATTAGAGAGGGCTGCTATCTTATCattatttattagaaatatCTATATGATTGTGTAAGAAACTGGAGAAGCCAAAGTCAATGACGTTATcaagtactatatatattaaattcttaaaaaactAGTATGCATCTCTATTTTTAAAGGTATTTTTTATTGTTCCTAGTGAAGTTTTGCGTTGTTTGACATAATCTGAAAGTTATATTAAATGTTTTAGAGGATGTGCCTGCCCCTGTGGTCTTGAAAAAGGAACTAGTAAAGAATTCATGGGATGATGAAGACGTGGATGAAGATGATATCAAGGAATCTTGGGAGGATGAAGAACCTGCTCcggtatatttttttatatgcttTCATTATGGCAAAGTTTATGCATCATCtctgttatttatttatgtatgttAATTTCATCCATTAAAATCCAAGTTTTCAGTAAGCATGACTTACCCAATGGTTTCTTAGTATAGGAGCTTAAACATTTCTTGCATGATAATTATATGCTTTTTCGGGGCAATTATCTGTGAGCCATTAAAATCCAAGTTCTTAACAAGTGTATATAAGTTATCTAATGTTTTCTTATTGGAGTTTctatctttttgtttttttaaatgtCTATAGCAGTAATTTTGAATTGTGTTTTATTACTAGTTACTCTCCCATGAgtgttataataatattattagtttattactAGTTACTCTCCCATGAGTGTTAAGATTGGCCATGAATGGCGAAACACTTTCTAAAAGTTAAAAACAGAGGCATAGAACCCTCTtgtcttttaaaaataatttttaattgcaGGGGCAATGATAGAGAGGGAAACAATGCTTCTTAACCTTTTCCTTTTATTCATTATCTTATCAGATACATAAttatgtatttgttttatttaggTCATAATATTTGGATTGATTGCCCACATTATTGTTAAAGTGATCAACTGTTTTCCATATATTCGTGAATAATGTCTAGAAAGAAAAAAccaatgtaattttttttaattcaatatagACCTAGTCTGCAACCAAATAACATAGGCTACTTCTAACCATAGTGATGCGGACCAGAGAATAGATAaggtaatttaaaattatattatagaatTATTTATGTATAAGTGTATTTTATTATCTGTTAAGAATGTATGGTAATGGCTATCTGTTAAGAATCTAGATAATTATTTGGATTTCCTTACCGTTATTGAAAATGGAGGTTTAATTTTTGAGCTAGGTTTCACCCCCTTTTTATAACCCTTTATTAACACTGTCCTATTAATGATGTTGTATATTTTGTTATTGACCATAACAACTCTGAGAAGTTCTGTCCTCTGGCATTATTATTTCCAAATTATGTAGTACTATGGAATTGTCTGGTCTccattataatattttctgaATTAATGCTATTACCCTAAATGAGTAAAGGTTCATAATGATCTTACTGATTTGAGTTCTATGCTTTTGGGATTTTCTGATATCATTCTTATATTATCATTTTCACTAATATGTTTTCCTGCAATGAGTTAGGTTCATTCGTTCTAGTTTTCTAATAGTAGCTTTCatgattcaaatatttttctgtCACCAAGAATACTATTGGAAagggttttttttaaaagtgaaATCATCAAGTGGAGTGTGGCAGGGATCTTCTAAAGAAAATTTTGTGTAACTTTCTCATCAGGTGCCTGTTGCTGAACCACCGGCTGAAAAGCCTTCAAAAAAGACTTCAGCAAAAGCTAATGACAAGAAAGGGAAAGGTGTTGAAATAGTCAAGGAGGAACCACTAGATCCTGTAGCAGAAAAACTTCGGCAGCAGAGGTGAGTTCTGCGTAGTTACGTTTGACCAATTGCTTCAtgctataatttaataatacattatcGACATTTTTACACATGTAAGGAATCAGTCATATGATGGTTAATAGCACACATGTCCTATTGAGTATATCTACAATTGGATTATCTCTATTACCCTCACTATCTCATTTTACACAGTGCATTTGCATCTGAGAGACTTTAACgccctgctcccgagttttttatGGGTGGAAAGTAAATGAAATGTAAGTATAAGTAAATGTAACAAGTTTCAGTCACTGGCTCCCAAAAATGAAGGAGTGGAGCTAGTTTCATCATGTGCTCTCGAGTTGGTAGGAAAACATCTAAATGATTGTTAGTTAGAATTTCAtccttatatttttatatttcaagtCATAAGGGCATCTTTGTCATATCAACTCTTTTTTTAATTGCTCCCCCTACTTGCTTTCCTCTTCATCCCACTTTTGAAGTGAGTTTTGGGATGAAATTTAATAGACTAACTttccttttcacttgctttgttcctaaaaaaactcgggagcacagACATGAGTGCAATTTTTGTTATTTGCTTTCCCTTCTAtttaaaactcgggagcagggtGTAAGTGAAGGAAAGGATCATGATGTTGATACATTGTACGCATTATTAATTTAGGTTCCCCAGTCCCTGGCCAACAATGGCCAGGGACCTCTTAACTGGCCATCATTTTCCCAGTAGTTGGATATTTGTATCCCCCTTACCAGCACAAAATTATAGCTGGAAGGGGTCCATTCCAGCTATAATTTTTAGCTGGAAGGCACTTCTCCTTCtagcaattataattttttactgGTATGGAAGAGCAAAAATTTTTTATTTCCGTCGATCTAACGGCCGGGAAGATGATGGCTGGTTAAAAGGTTCCCTGGTGATGGCACCCGTCTATTTATATCTGTTGCACCCTTTGCTCAGCTGTAATGTTGCAACCTTTGCTCAGTTGTATCAGTGTCTTACGTTCCAGGAGTTCTTTTGTCAGGATCCTCAGTGTACATGCACCCTGgtctttaaaatttttagttagTATTCTTTCGTTTATTCTTATTCTGCCTCTAGCATGAGGTTTAAAGCAGTCACCTGTTAAATTGACTTTACTGAATTTGGATCAAGATTCTGTTACAAAAGAATGTTTCTGTAGTAATAGAGGAGAAAGGGGGTTTAGTTTTCTTGCATGTGGTTTATAGTTTCTCTGTATGATCAGCTTTTGCACAAGGTTTGTCAAATTATGCTGTATTTAATACTccatcaaacaaaaaaaactgtAAGAAATTCATTTTTTACTCGATTGACCCATTTCCTGCAATAGGAGTATGTAGTTGTATGTGGCTCGTTACTCAATAAACTCAGGTTTGTGATGTTTTCTTGCTCATCATGGATTTTTCTGCATCACAGGCTTGTGGAAGAAGCAGACTATAGAAACACTGCCGAATTATTTGGTAAATCAGGTGGCGATGACAAGTCTCTTGAAATATTCATTCCTAAATCAGAAAGTGATTTCTTGGAATATGCTGAGCTCATTTCACACAAACTTCGTCCATATGAGGTGTTGTGttgaatttaaatttgtttttagttCAAATAAATGTTGTTTTTGTGCTTTTCTGacataatattctttttttacCTATAAaccagaaaagttttcattatATTGGGCTGCTCAAAAATGTGATAAGACTGTCCATGACTTCTCTAAAGGCGTCTGATGCAAAAGAAGTTGCCTCCTCTGTCACTGCCATCGCGAATGAAAAGCTGAAAGCAGAGAAAGAAGCCAATGCTGGTAAAAAGAAAACAGGTATAACACATACATCCTTTGACAGATTACGGACTTAAGAGATTCTAGTGTGATTTAAATACCAAGTCATTCTAAACTTGAGGTGCAAGAAGCAGATTTCTCTGTTGAATCTCATGTTTAAATTCTAAattgtatttataattattttatgttaccCATTTCTGTTCCTCAGGTGCAAAGAAGAAACAGCTGATTGTGGATAAGCCCGACGATGATGCCGTTGTCAGTAACTTAGATTCTTATGATGATTATGATTTCATGTAACTATAATGGCTGAATGTGCTGCTACTCCACCAGCATGAGCTGAAGACGATCCTCAACCTTGCAATTTCAGTGTTACAGGGAGACTGGAAGATTTGAGGCCTTTCCTCCAAATTTTGAGACAACTGTGTCATATTTAGAAATATCATTCTCCattttttcggtgtggtttaCCTAGTTATTTGTCAAAGTGCAGTCATATCTTTATGAGCTATAGATCATATTTATGTTACAAAGTTAAGTAAAAACTTTATGGGAGGGATAGTTTATTCAACCGACTGAACCTACCCTGAAGCAAAAGAGATTGTGTTGGCTTGATGCACCCTTTTGATCTGATTGCTGAGAATGGGGTGTGTTACTTTTTTTGTTATTGATGTCTTGATTGCTCAAGCTTCCCTTTGGATTTCaagaataataattaaaaaaatgtatccTTTCATATACTGATTATCTGGTCAAAAAACTTGTTATTggtataattgtttttatttttgttttgtgtaACATGAAAATGTCGTAGAGATTTAGATTAGTGGGATCATGTTTTAGAGACACCTTAGGATTTAGATCTGCTGGAACATAAGCAGTCGGCCAGTCGGTAGAGTTCGATCAAATATTCAAATCTACTTGCAATTGCAACCTTTTAATGTTAATATtatcattttgaaaaaaaattcggGTTGATGCTGCTAAGTTTGTAGAAGAGTTTTTTAATGTAGGAAAATATTTATGTCATTTACAGGATTAGATCAATTAATTTACATTATCATTATTTATCTACGCACTTATTGTTAGTAAAATACTTGCTTAGTAGAATTTCTCTCTAATATAACTACACTTTTATAAAATCCTTAAATTCGCATCGAATCCAAGTTTTTCccattgaaataaaaataaaattatgattgagTGTTTATCCTCGGCATCCAAGATGGCTCACCCGAAATTTTCTTGCAACAATGCTCATTTATaagtagggttaaaaatggggtggggaaaatggggaacccgccctaacccgccccgaatggggcagatccgccccgctaatatggggaatggggcagtgacggggaatgattttctgccccgccaaaatatggggcaagtatggtatttgttgaatccccgcggggattccccgccccgccccacatatatttaatataaataaataattatatttaatataatatttttattatatttaataaaatatatttattatatttaatataatatatttattatatttaatattattatttttaatacacaaaactataattttacaatgtataacatgtctctttgatttctattataattagttttttgcttttaatatacatgtctcctatatttttattaaattctgaagaaaaaattaattaattttaaaataattatttaaaggtgtaatattatagaagcggggcggggcggggcgaaattatattaagtccccggtggggcggggatggggattaaaaataaatccccgcggggaatggggcggggatggggcaggaaaaaattatgtggggcggggctgggaaatgaagtccccgccccgaacccgccccatttttaaccctatttATAAgctatatttgtcaaaaaaaattattcaaataaaaaagaaaaaagggaaGTGCTTATGAAAATTGTAATCACTAGTGAATCCACAGGTTCTGTTCTCACATTCTTGGTGCTACTCCAACTTAACTAGAAGCGGAAGCtgtagacacacacacatacaatcATACATACGATGATTTTCCAAGTTGTTTTGATTCGGTCAGAAATGGTTGTGTAGTAACCTCGTCTCTTGTATACTGGTAAGGAGGCTCAAACCCAACTCAAATTTCCATTTTTGATATTGCATATTCATGCGATTCTTAGGTGCTTTTTAAgctaattgttatgtttcttatTTTTCCACCCAATCATTAAATTGTGTTATGTACTTGGAATCTCTATTAGCTATTGTGTTTAATTCTATTGTAACTTAAGTGTTTTTTTATAAGAATCATAGATGCAAATCGTATCTTTAAGTGTCGAGTtatggttagttttgaaaatttgGAGTCTAGATAGTTTAATTCTATATTGGGTTGTGAATCTTGTTATTTAGGGGAGAGTTTAATTATGGTATTAGTATTATGGGTTCTTGATTTTGAACAGAAGATAGGATGATAGTACTTATGCAGATTTCTGGGTCACTGGGGAAGTATGAGTATAATCAAAGATAACACCAACGAAAGTGCCTATGATGTCCTAAATTTGTAAATTGAAATGATGTTAGGGGTTACACAGGACTTCAGGATATACATTTCCGTCTTGATTGTGTGCTTTTGCCATTGAATGGTCATCTGATAacttccttttttctttttcttcttttttttttttttgggggggggggggggggggggggggggatcaGGTTCAGAGTGAATAGATGAAGGCAAGTGATATCTGTAGGTTTTTATTGCTTCAAATTTGATATGTTGGAAATCTTTCAGGTAATGCCATCATAAATGATGATTGAGTTATTAATCTCATCATTTCAAGTTCACTTTGTCAGAGTTTCTTTGcttaattaattgaaatttttacGTAAGTGTTAATGCTCCTCACAATGTGATAAAATGGTCATAAGGTCTTAAATAATGGTGCAAATAGAGGGTCATGGTTTCAATGCCACACTCCCTTTCccctatatttttatatttttaatataatataatatatcaaaaaaaaagtagtGGTGCATATAATTATCACTTCATTGATCCCAATTTTTAAAATGCAGTTACTTATACATGCTGCTGATTTCTCCTGTAGACCTGCAATTTGGGAAAGAATCATGGATAGCAATGGATTGCCAACCTTAGCTCGGGTGAAACTCACTGATCTTATAGCTACCGAAGGTCTTCCATCTGATGCATACAGACTATCTATTGCAACTTTGTCACAGTCACTGGCTCATTATTCTGCTGCAATCATTCAACTTCCAGGAGGTGATGGGGCTCTTTTAAACTCTTGTTTAGAATCTGCTCGGCTATACTTTCATCATAAACCATCATATCCATCTGCGGATATAAGTCATATTAATGATTCCCGTGAGTGGTGCAAGACCTCTGGTTACTATGCTGATACACGTTTGTGGCTAGAAACTTATGACTATAGACCAGGCCTTACTCCAACAGGGCCTGACAGTGAGTTTGAGTTCCCTCCTGCAGGTTTATCAGACATATTTGTGCTACTTGGAAAAGCAGCTAGAGATAT of Daucus carota subsp. sativus chromosome 3, DH1 v3.0, whole genome shotgun sequence contains these proteins:
- the LOC108210978 gene encoding uncharacterized protein LOC108210978, which codes for MEDWEDVPAPVVLKKELVKNSWDDEDVDEDDIKESWEDEEPAPVPVAEPPAEKPSKKTSAKANDKKGKGVEIVKEEPLDPVAEKLRQQRLVEEADYRNTAELFGKSGGDDKSLEIFIPKSESDFLEYAELISHKLRPYEKSFHYIGLLKNVIRLSMTSLKASDAKEVASSVTAIANEKLKAEKEANAGKKKTGAKKKQLIVDKPDDDAVVSNLDSYDDYDFM